The Oceanisphaera avium genome includes a region encoding these proteins:
- a CDS encoding class I SAM-dependent DNA methyltransferase, whose product MTNTEEQTFLHGLEKKLWTSANKLLPSLDASQYKHVVLGLVFLKYVSDAFDMRRQQLMAQFQNPEHMYFLDPEDFDGGGEGADYQAEISEELEQRDYYTEANVFWVPPAARWEFIQNQNKVVITGEININDKTIRSVGQLIDYALERIEIDNPKLKGVLNKRYTQLQIEQSKLGELIDLISTIPFTHATLSSKDILGHVYEYFLGQFALAEGKKGGQFYTPKSIVTLIVQMLEPFKGRVYDPAMGSGGFFVQSEKFITEHQGKIGDVSIYGQEANHTTWQLAAMNMVIRGIDFNFGKQPASTYTHNQHPDLRADFVMANPPFNMKEWDTGVDDNDPRWQHGKPPSGNANFAWLQHMLYHTAPNGSLGLLLANGSMSSNTSGEGDIRKALIEADLVECMVALPGQLFTNTQIPACIWFLTKNKGARTAASGRKLRDRSGEILFIDARQLGFMKDRVLRDFSDDDLKQVSDTFHHWQSAPCHSALDAESSHVYSDQAGFCRSASLAEVQKHDYVLTPGRYVGAAAEADDGEPFADKMARFTSTLKEQFVESERLAAEIKNNLAGLGYEL is encoded by the coding sequence ATGACTAACACCGAAGAACAAACCTTTTTGCATGGGCTAGAGAAAAAACTCTGGACCAGTGCTAACAAGCTTTTACCGTCACTCGATGCCAGCCAGTACAAGCACGTGGTGTTAGGGCTGGTGTTTTTAAAATACGTATCTGATGCCTTTGATATGCGCCGCCAGCAGCTGATGGCGCAATTTCAAAACCCTGAGCACATGTACTTCTTAGATCCAGAAGACTTTGACGGCGGTGGCGAAGGTGCCGATTACCAAGCAGAAATTAGCGAAGAGCTAGAACAGCGCGATTATTACACCGAAGCTAACGTGTTTTGGGTGCCGCCAGCGGCGCGTTGGGAGTTTATTCAAAACCAGAACAAAGTCGTGATCACCGGCGAAATTAACATTAATGATAAAACCATTCGCAGCGTCGGCCAACTGATAGACTACGCCTTAGAGCGCATAGAAATAGATAACCCCAAGCTAAAAGGCGTACTCAACAAGCGCTACACCCAGCTGCAAATTGAGCAAAGTAAACTGGGCGAGTTAATCGATCTTATTTCTACTATTCCTTTTACGCACGCCACGCTAAGCAGCAAAGATATTTTAGGCCATGTATACGAATACTTTTTAGGCCAGTTTGCCCTTGCCGAAGGTAAAAAAGGCGGCCAGTTCTACACGCCCAAATCCATTGTCACCTTAATCGTACAAATGCTCGAACCCTTTAAAGGCCGCGTTTACGATCCTGCCATGGGCAGTGGCGGTTTTTTTGTGCAATCAGAAAAATTTATTACCGAACATCAGGGCAAGATAGGCGACGTGTCTATCTATGGCCAAGAAGCCAACCACACCACCTGGCAACTGGCCGCCATGAACATGGTGATCCGTGGCATCGACTTTAACTTTGGCAAACAACCGGCCAGCACCTATACCCACAATCAGCATCCTGACTTGCGCGCCGACTTCGTGATGGCCAACCCGCCCTTTAATATGAAGGAATGGGACACCGGCGTAGACGACAATGATCCGCGCTGGCAACACGGCAAGCCGCCTTCTGGCAACGCCAACTTTGCGTGGCTGCAACACATGCTCTATCACACCGCACCCAATGGCAGTCTTGGCTTATTGCTCGCCAACGGCTCCATGAGTTCTAACACCTCCGGTGAGGGCGATATTCGCAAAGCGTTAATTGAAGCCGACTTAGTAGAATGCATGGTCGCCTTACCGGGCCAGTTATTTACTAACACTCAAATCCCTGCCTGTATTTGGTTTTTAACCAAAAACAAAGGCGCACGCACTGCGGCGTCCGGCAGAAAGCTGCGCGATAGGAGCGGTGAGATTTTATTTATCGACGCTCGCCAACTCGGCTTTATGAAAGACCGCGTACTGCGCGACTTTAGCGACGACGATCTAAAACAAGTGAGCGACACCTTCCATCATTGGCAAAGCGCTCCTTGTCATTCCGCACTTGATGCGGAATCTAGCCATGTTTATAGCGACCAAGCAGGCTTTTGTCGCAGTGCCAGCTTGGCTGAAGTTCAAAAGCACGATTATGTGCTTACTCCCGGCCGTTACGTAGGCGCCGCCGCCGAAGCAGATGATGGCGAACCCTTCGCCGACAAAATGGCTCGCTTCACCAGCACCTTAAAAGAACAGTTTGTTGAATCTGAGCGCTTAGCAGCCGAGATCAAAAACAACTTAGCGGGGCTGGGTTATGAGCTATAA
- a CDS encoding metal ABC transporter substrate-binding protein codes for MMSKRVGLALAALLTMQPALAADKFKAVTTFTVISDMAQNVAGDLAIVESITKPGAEIHEYQPTPGDIIRAHDAQLIFSNGLNLELWFKKFYQNMKDMPEVVVSEGIEPMGVVAGPYEGKPNPHAWMSPKNAVIYVDNIRDAFVKYDPSNAQGYKDNAQAYKAKIEAEIAPIQQLIDDLPEDKRWLVSSEGAFSYLARDFGLKELFLWPINADQQGTPQQVRKVVDTVRKERIPAVFSESTISAKPAQQVARETGSHYGGVLYVDSLSELDGPVPSYLELLRVTSRTIVEGIHEGLKKQAAANKGSAK; via the coding sequence ATGATGTCTAAAAGAGTAGGATTGGCTTTGGCCGCCCTATTAACCATGCAGCCTGCCTTGGCTGCCGATAAATTTAAAGCCGTGACCACTTTTACGGTGATCTCCGATATGGCGCAAAACGTAGCCGGAGACTTAGCCATTGTGGAGTCGATCACTAAGCCCGGTGCAGAAATTCATGAATATCAGCCTACGCCTGGTGATATTATTCGGGCTCACGATGCCCAGCTTATTTTCTCTAACGGCTTAAATTTAGAATTGTGGTTTAAAAAATTCTATCAAAACATGAAAGACATGCCCGAAGTGGTGGTGTCTGAGGGCATAGAGCCCATGGGTGTCGTGGCCGGTCCTTATGAAGGCAAGCCTAACCCTCATGCTTGGATGTCTCCGAAAAACGCGGTGATTTATGTGGATAATATTCGCGATGCTTTTGTGAAATACGATCCTAGTAACGCTCAGGGCTATAAAGACAACGCTCAAGCTTATAAAGCGAAGATCGAAGCAGAGATAGCGCCTATTCAGCAATTAATCGACGATTTACCCGAAGATAAGCGCTGGTTAGTTTCTAGTGAAGGCGCGTTTTCTTACTTAGCTCGCGATTTTGGCTTAAAAGAGCTGTTTTTATGGCCGATAAATGCCGACCAGCAAGGCACACCTCAACAGGTGCGTAAAGTGGTGGATACGGTGCGCAAAGAGCGCATTCCAGCCGTATTTAGCGAAAGTACCATTTCTGCTAAACCCGCTCAGCAAGTGGCGCGCGAAACGGGTAGCCATTATGGCGGCGTATTATATGTAGACTCACTCAGTGAATTAGACGGCCCAGTGCCCAGCTATTTGGAGCTATTACGGGTTACCTCGCGCACCATAGTTGAGGGCATTCATGAGGGTTTAAAAAAACAAGCGGCGGCAAATAAAGGATCGGCTAAATGA
- the rhuM gene encoding virulence protein RhuM/Fic/DOC family protein, with protein sequence MANQQVQIFMTADGQAQLQVALEQETVWLSQAQMGQLFNTSPENVLMHLQNIFKDDELEESATTKEFLVVRQEGKRQVRRRIKHYNLDAIISVGYRVSSKRATQFRQWATKTLKEHLVQGYTLNQQRLQERGIEFEQAINLLSRTLSNQGLVSVAGEAVTHVISDYARSWSLLQGYDEQQLAELHTKQTDMQPLVYEQAIKAINQLKHTLIAKGEATELFAQIRGEGLASALATIEQGFGDEFFYPNIASRAAHLLYFVIKNHPLADGNKRCGSFLFLWYLRVNQHLLAKPVEQLINDNTLVALALLVAESLPEQKALMIRLTEHFILLTENAHKESQ encoded by the coding sequence ATGGCTAACCAACAAGTTCAGATTTTTATGACTGCCGACGGCCAAGCACAGCTGCAAGTTGCGCTTGAGCAAGAGACCGTTTGGTTAAGCCAAGCGCAGATGGGACAGCTGTTTAATACCAGTCCTGAGAACGTGCTTATGCACCTGCAAAACATCTTCAAAGACGATGAGTTGGAAGAGTCGGCAACTACTAAGGAATTCTTAGTAGTTCGTCAAGAAGGAAAGCGACAGGTTCGCCGCCGTATTAAACACTACAACTTGGACGCCATTATTTCAGTGGGCTACAGAGTCAGCTCGAAGCGAGCGACCCAGTTTCGGCAGTGGGCGACAAAAACCTTAAAAGAGCATTTGGTCCAAGGCTACACCCTTAATCAGCAACGCTTACAAGAGCGTGGCATTGAGTTTGAACAGGCTATTAACTTGCTTAGCCGTACATTAAGCAACCAAGGCTTGGTCTCGGTAGCAGGCGAGGCGGTGACTCACGTTATTAGCGATTATGCGCGCAGTTGGAGCTTGTTGCAGGGTTATGATGAGCAGCAGCTGGCAGAACTTCATACCAAACAAACAGATATGCAGCCCTTGGTATATGAGCAGGCAATTAAGGCGATTAACCAATTAAAACACACCTTAATTGCTAAGGGCGAGGCAACTGAACTGTTTGCGCAAATTAGAGGTGAGGGTTTAGCTTCTGCGCTGGCAACCATTGAACAAGGGTTTGGTGATGAGTTTTTCTACCCTAATATCGCGTCACGAGCTGCGCACTTACTGTATTTTGTCATAAAAAATCATCCGCTCGCTGATGGCAACAAACGTTGCGGCTCATTTTTATTTTTATGGTATTTGCGAGTTAATCAGCATTTATTAGCCAAACCAGTAGAGCAGTTAATTAATGACAATACCTTGGTGGCGTTGGCCTTGTTAGTTGCAGAGAGCTTGCCAGAACAAAAAGCATTAATGATACGTTTGACCGAGCATTTTATTTTATTAACAGAAAATGCTCATAAGGAGTCGCAGTGA
- a CDS encoding TDT family transporter has product MWLSTRQRFANAPTPMAGLALGIASLGWCWENLGVFNGHAQFMGALLAGLLLVILTSKFILHPQLLAQDLAHPVVGSVVPTFAMTTMVIAKAVGGQLSSGLWLLAIALHLWFLVTFAWHRFKHFELHHMLPSWFVPPIGIVVADVTSPGGVFESLAQGLLWFGLVCYAVMLPMMLYRLVFCPPLPDGAQATLAVMAAPGSLCLAGYLTVTPDPNLLLVAVLLGIAVVMTLIIYLAFIKLLRLPFSPGYAAFTFPLVIGAAALFKVARLARELGWDETSVSQLTWLAEGELIIATLIVSYVALRFALHFNPLRKALAELA; this is encoded by the coding sequence ATGTGGTTGAGTACCCGCCAACGATTTGCTAATGCCCCCACGCCCATGGCGGGCTTAGCACTAGGTATTGCAAGCCTAGGTTGGTGCTGGGAAAACTTAGGGGTATTTAATGGTCATGCTCAGTTTATGGGAGCCCTATTAGCCGGCTTATTATTAGTAATATTAACGAGCAAGTTTATTCTACACCCTCAGTTATTAGCTCAAGACTTAGCGCATCCGGTGGTGGGCAGCGTAGTGCCTACTTTTGCCATGACCACTATGGTGATTGCTAAGGCGGTGGGTGGCCAGCTAAGTAGTGGCTTATGGCTGCTTGCCATTGCCTTACACTTATGGTTTTTAGTGACCTTTGCCTGGCATCGTTTTAAGCATTTTGAATTGCATCATATGCTGCCAAGCTGGTTTGTGCCGCCCATTGGCATAGTGGTGGCCGACGTTACTAGCCCAGGTGGGGTCTTTGAGAGCCTAGCGCAGGGCTTATTGTGGTTTGGCTTAGTGTGCTACGCCGTTATGCTGCCTATGATGTTATACCGCTTAGTTTTTTGCCCGCCCTTGCCCGACGGTGCCCAAGCTACACTGGCGGTAATGGCGGCGCCAGGTAGCTTGTGTTTAGCCGGCTATTTAACGGTGACGCCAGACCCTAATTTATTGCTAGTCGCCGTGCTATTAGGAATAGCAGTAGTGATGACTTTAATTATTTATCTGGCTTTTATTAAGCTGTTGCGCCTGCCGTTTAGCCCAGGCTACGCCGCCTTTACCTTTCCGCTAGTTATCGGCGCCGCAGCGTTATTTAAAGTGGCGCGCTTAGCCCGCGAGCTGGGTTGGGATGAGACCAGTGTTAGCCAGTTAACGTGGTTAGCAGAAGGGGAGTTAATTATCGCTACTCTGATCGTGAGCTATGTGGCATTACGCTTTGCCCTACACTTTAATCCACTGCGCAAAGCGCTAGCTGAGCTTGCTTAG
- a CDS encoding Fic/DOC family protein, whose protein sequence is MGRYDTSNSEGECQPGSNNQVLSNMLDITDPAEMSVAETELLAQLYFYVFDDFPQALSFPMLSFWHRAWLGNLYPWAGQYRSVDMSKPNIRFASPLQIAKLAQSFEAQYLARFNELPTFNDQQLVAFLAEAHVEFILLHPFREGNGRISRLLLDVMAVKAGAQPLDYSLWDEHKDFYFKAIQAGLARDYQHLERLIRDVLEGQR, encoded by the coding sequence ATGGGACGTTACGATACTTCGAACAGCGAAGGTGAATGTCAGCCTGGCTCAAATAATCAAGTACTGAGCAATATGCTGGATATTACCGATCCTGCTGAAATGAGCGTTGCCGAAACTGAATTGCTAGCGCAGTTATATTTTTATGTGTTTGACGATTTTCCCCAAGCGCTATCATTCCCAATGCTCAGTTTTTGGCATCGAGCTTGGCTAGGTAATCTATACCCTTGGGCGGGTCAGTATCGTAGTGTTGATATGTCGAAGCCGAATATTCGCTTTGCTTCACCGCTACAAATAGCAAAGCTAGCACAGAGTTTTGAAGCACAGTATCTAGCTCGCTTTAATGAGCTGCCCACGTTCAATGATCAGCAGTTGGTAGCCTTTTTAGCTGAAGCGCATGTTGAATTTATTCTGCTTCACCCTTTTAGAGAAGGGAATGGCCGTATATCTAGGCTGCTTTTAGATGTCATGGCGGTAAAAGCAGGCGCGCAGCCGCTAGATTACAGCTTGTGGGACGAGCACAAAGATTTTTATTTTAAGGCAATACAGGCAGGCTTAGCTAGAGATTATCAGCACCTTGAGCGGCTGATCAGAGATGTGTTAGAGGGCCAAAGATAG
- a CDS encoding metal ABC transporter permease, whose amino-acid sequence MSLLLEPFSYQYMINAMWVSSLVGGVCAFLSCYLMLKGWSLIGDALSHSIVPGVAGAYMLGLPFSLGAFFAGGLAAGTMLFLNQRSKLKEDVIIGLIFSSFFALGLFMVSLKPTAVNIKTIVLGNILAIDPYDILQLVLISLVTLAILVVKWKDILVVFFDENHARSIGISPSKIKLLFFTLLAASTVAALQTVGAFLVICLVVTPGATAYLLTDRFPRLLAIAISIGTISCFIGAYASYYLDGATGGIIVVLQTLLFLLAFFFAPKHGYFAARRRAAQALEVIA is encoded by the coding sequence ATGAGCCTACTGCTTGAGCCTTTTAGCTATCAGTACATGATTAATGCCATGTGGGTATCGTCTTTGGTGGGCGGTGTGTGTGCGTTTTTATCTTGTTATTTAATGCTTAAAGGTTGGTCGCTGATTGGCGATGCCCTTTCCCACTCTATTGTGCCTGGGGTAGCGGGCGCTTATATGCTGGGCTTGCCGTTTTCGCTGGGCGCTTTTTTTGCCGGCGGGTTAGCGGCGGGCACTATGTTGTTTTTAAACCAGCGCAGTAAGCTAAAAGAAGATGTTATCATTGGCCTTATTTTCTCCAGCTTTTTTGCGCTGGGCTTATTTATGGTGTCGCTTAAGCCTACGGCGGTAAATATTAAAACTATTGTCTTGGGTAATATTTTAGCCATAGATCCTTATGATATTTTGCAGCTGGTACTGATCAGTCTCGTCACTTTGGCCATATTAGTGGTGAAGTGGAAAGATATTTTAGTGGTGTTTTTTGATGAGAACCACGCCCGCTCTATTGGCATTAGTCCCAGTAAAATTAAGTTGTTATTTTTTACGCTGCTCGCCGCTTCTACGGTGGCCGCGCTACAAACCGTGGGCGCTTTTTTGGTGATCTGTTTAGTGGTCACTCCCGGGGCGACCGCCTATTTGCTGACCGACCGTTTTCCGCGTTTATTAGCCATCGCCATTAGCATTGGCACCATTAGCTGCTTTATTGGCGCTTATGCCAGTTATTATCTTGATGGCGCTACCGGTGGCATTATTGTGGTACTGCAAACCTTATTGTTTTTATTAGCCTTTTTCTTTGCACCTAAGCACGGTTATTTTGCCGCTCGCCGTCGTGCCGCACAAGCGCTAGAGGTGATCGCATGA
- a CDS encoding manganese/iron ABC transporter ATP-binding protein encodes MSLQQQTTPTPTRALDSGLKVSEVTVTYRNGHTALRDASFAIPTGTIAALVGVNGSGKSTLFKAIMGFVRLAKGEISVLGMSVDAALRQNLVAYVPQSEEVDWNFPVLVEDVVMMGRYGHMGWLRRPKKADHEAVSQALARVNMTEFRKRQIGELSGGQKKRVFLARALAQNGQIILLDEPFTGVDVKTEDQIINLLRELREEGRVMLVSTHNLGSVPEFCDRTVLIKGTVLAHGTTQETFTQDNLELAFGGVLRHFVLNENKHGRPHAIGIISDDERPLIIKAGQVHSREAQTQWEDNNNEPTA; translated from the coding sequence ATGAGTTTGCAGCAACAAACTACTCCCACCCCCACTCGCGCCTTAGACTCTGGCCTTAAGGTTAGCGAGGTAACTGTGACTTATCGTAATGGCCATACGGCGCTGCGCGATGCCAGCTTTGCTATTCCTACTGGCACTATTGCGGCACTGGTAGGGGTTAACGGCTCAGGAAAGTCCACCTTATTTAAAGCCATTATGGGCTTTGTGCGCTTAGCGAAAGGGGAAATAAGCGTGCTGGGCATGAGTGTGGATGCTGCTTTGCGCCAAAATTTAGTGGCTTATGTGCCGCAATCAGAAGAAGTAGACTGGAACTTTCCGGTATTAGTAGAAGATGTAGTGATGATGGGCCGTTATGGCCATATGGGCTGGCTGCGCCGCCCTAAAAAAGCCGACCACGAAGCAGTTTCTCAAGCACTGGCGCGGGTAAACATGACCGAATTTCGCAAGCGCCAAATTGGGGAGCTGTCCGGCGGGCAAAAAAAACGGGTGTTTTTAGCGCGAGCCTTAGCGCAAAACGGCCAAATTATTTTGCTCGATGAGCCTTTTACCGGCGTAGACGTTAAAACAGAAGATCAAATTATTAATTTATTGCGTGAGCTGCGTGAAGAAGGCCGCGTCATGTTAGTGTCTACTCACAACTTAGGCTCGGTGCCCGAATTTTGTGATCGTACTGTGTTAATTAAAGGGACTGTGTTAGCTCACGGCACCACGCAAGAAACCTTTACGCAAGATAATCTAGAGCTGGCCTTTGGCGGCGTGTTGCGCCACTTCGTCTTAAATGAAAATAAGCATGGTCGCCCTCATGCTATTGGCATTATTAGTGATGATGAGCGCCCGCTTATTATTAAGGCCGGTCAAGTACATAGCCGCGAGGCACAAACGCAGTGGGAGGATAACAATAATGAGCCTACTGCTTGA
- a CDS encoding restriction endonuclease subunit S produces MSADWPLHSLSEFIGIKHGFAFKGEFFQSEESSDFLVTPGNFSVGGGFKSDKFKYYDGPVPEDYVLKEGDLVVTMTDLSKQADTLGYSALIPTINGHRLLHNQRVGLVEYKNNELDKNYLYFLLRSTEYRNHVLGGVTGTTVKHTSPTKILSYEFRKPPFETQVEIGRKLITLEYKVDLNRQTNQTLEQIAQAIFKSWFVDFEPTRAKIIAKAQGADPATQELAAQAIICGAITLEQLAELEQSLSTTLQAAINQKLSQQSSTSISADQLIATAALFPNELVESNLTYKPYGWNVGKIQDCCKRVESGGTPKRSESAYWSGDIKWLSSGEVRDVIVLDTKEKITKLGLDKSSAKLWPQGTTVVAMYGATAGQVCLLADEMTANQACCALIPKENYMSYVFLAARRSIEDLAGKASGSAQQNLNKTLVSEHELLLPSVCILEKFELVMSSLIKKWIYNCKENIELSEVRDTLLPKLLSGELTFEAAE; encoded by the coding sequence ATGAGTGCTGATTGGCCGTTACATTCATTATCCGAGTTTATAGGCATAAAACACGGTTTTGCCTTTAAAGGCGAGTTTTTTCAAAGCGAGGAATCAAGTGATTTTCTAGTAACGCCTGGTAATTTTTCTGTAGGTGGTGGTTTTAAATCAGATAAATTCAAATATTACGACGGGCCCGTTCCAGAAGATTACGTTCTTAAAGAAGGTGATCTTGTAGTAACAATGACTGATTTAAGTAAGCAGGCAGATACTTTGGGCTATTCGGCTTTAATTCCTACAATTAATGGTCATCGTTTACTGCACAATCAGCGTGTAGGGTTGGTTGAGTATAAAAATAATGAACTAGATAAAAATTACTTATATTTTCTGTTGCGTTCCACAGAGTATAGAAATCACGTGCTTGGTGGTGTCACTGGTACAACAGTAAAGCATACATCCCCTACAAAAATTCTATCGTATGAATTTAGAAAACCTCCTTTTGAAACCCAGGTTGAAATAGGCAGAAAACTAATCACATTAGAATATAAAGTCGATCTCAACCGCCAAACTAACCAAACTCTAGAACAAATCGCGCAGGCTATTTTTAAAAGTTGGTTTGTCGACTTTGAGCCCACTCGCGCCAAAATTATCGCCAAAGCACAAGGTGCCGATCCTGCTACTCAAGAGCTCGCCGCCCAAGCCATCATCTGCGGCGCCATCACCTTAGAACAGCTGGCAGAGCTTGAACAAAGCCTAAGCACCACTCTACAAGCCGCCATTAATCAAAAGCTTAGCCAACAAAGCTCCACATCTATCAGCGCCGACCAACTCATCGCCACCGCAGCGTTATTCCCCAACGAGTTGGTTGAGTCTAACTTGACTTATAAACCGTATGGTTGGAATGTTGGAAAGATACAAGATTGCTGTAAACGCGTTGAAAGTGGTGGCACACCTAAACGAAGTGAAAGTGCATATTGGAGTGGAGATATTAAATGGCTTTCTTCTGGTGAGGTTAGGGATGTAATTGTTTTAGATACAAAAGAAAAAATAACTAAACTTGGATTGGATAAAAGCAGTGCCAAACTTTGGCCTCAAGGAACAACTGTTGTAGCCATGTATGGTGCAACTGCAGGTCAAGTATGTTTGCTAGCAGATGAAATGACAGCAAACCAAGCATGCTGTGCTTTAATACCTAAAGAAAACTATATGTCTTATGTTTTTTTGGCCGCTAGACGTTCCATAGAAGATTTAGCAGGTAAGGCTTCTGGCTCAGCACAACAAAACCTTAATAAAACACTGGTTTCAGAGCATGAGTTATTGCTGCCATCAGTATGTATACTAGAAAAATTTGAACTGGTTATGTCTAGTTTAATTAAAAAGTGGATATATAACTGTAAAGAAAATATTGAGCTCTCTGAAGTTAGAGATACGCTTCTACCCAAGCTCCTTTCCGGTGAGTTAACGTTCGAAGCTGCTGAATAA
- a CDS encoding metal ABC transporter permease, translating into MIDTLMAPFQFSFMVNALLISVLIAVPTALLSCFLVLKGWALMGDAMSHAVFPGVVIAYIIGAPFTIGAFLAGMVCALSIGFLKNNSRIKQDTIMGIVFSGMFGLGLLLYVKINSDVHLDHILFGDMLGVVWGDILETAIIALITVVILGGKWRDFLLHAFDPAHAQAIGLRVNVLHYSLLCLIALTIVAALKSVGLILAISLLIAPGAIAFLLTNKFSTMLVLSVVIAVVGAFFGVYLSFFIDSAPAPTIVLLLTLFFIGAFIYATQKQARVTSEV; encoded by the coding sequence ATGATAGATACCTTAATGGCCCCTTTTCAATTTAGCTTTATGGTTAATGCGCTGCTTATTTCGGTGCTTATCGCTGTGCCTACTGCCTTGCTGTCCTGCTTTTTAGTACTTAAAGGCTGGGCGCTCATGGGAGATGCCATGAGCCACGCGGTGTTTCCGGGGGTAGTGATCGCTTACATAATAGGGGCGCCTTTTACTATTGGCGCTTTTCTTGCTGGCATGGTGTGCGCGCTATCTATTGGTTTTTTAAAAAACAATAGTCGTATAAAACAAGACACCATTATGGGCATCGTGTTTTCGGGCATGTTTGGCTTAGGTTTATTGTTGTATGTAAAAATTAATTCCGATGTGCACTTAGATCATATTTTGTTTGGCGATATGTTGGGGGTCGTCTGGGGTGACATTTTAGAAACGGCCATTATCGCCTTAATTACGGTGGTGATTTTAGGCGGTAAATGGCGCGATTTTTTGCTGCACGCCTTCGATCCCGCGCATGCCCAAGCCATCGGCTTAAGAGTCAATGTATTGCACTACAGCTTGCTGTGTTTAATCGCGCTAACCATAGTGGCGGCATTAAAATCGGTAGGCTTAATTTTGGCGATTTCGCTGCTCATTGCCCCCGGTGCCATTGCCTTCTTACTGACCAATAAATTTAGCACCATGTTAGTGCTATCGGTGGTGATTGCGGTAGTAGGCGCCTTCTTTGGCGTGTACCTGTCATTTTTTATCGACAGCGCACCGGCACCCACCATAGTGCTGCTACTCACCTTGTTCTTTATTGGCGCCTTTATTTACGCCACGCAAAAGCAAGCCAGAGTGACAAGTGAGGTGTGA